TCGGCGCGCGCAGCAGAATCATCTCCAAGTACTTAGTTGCGCAGCGGCTTGCCGGTGGTCAGCATATTGGCGATGCGGTCCTGGGTCTTGGAGTTCTTCAGCAGGGTCATGAATGCCTTGCGCTCCAGGTCCAGAATCCATTGCTCGTTGACCAGGGTGCCGGCTTCGACGTCGCCGCCGGTCATCACGTCGGCGATCTGCGAGGCGATGAAGAAGTCGTGCTGGCTGATGAAATTGCCTTCCAGCATGTTCACCAGTTGGCCCTTGATCGACGCGGCGCCGGAGCGGCCAGCCACCGGGAAGCCCTTCACCTTCAGCGGCGGACGGTAGCCGGATTCGGCCAGCGCCAGCGCCTGCTGCTTGGCGATGTAGAGCAGTTCGTAAGCATTGAACACCACGGAATCGCCCTTCTTGAAGAAGCCCAGCTCCTGCGCTTCCACGCCGCTGGTGGCGACCTTGGCGGTGGCGATGTTCATGAAGTAGTCCTTCAGCGCGGCCAGCAGGTCGCCCTTGGACTCTTGCGAAGCGCGCAGCGCGAACTCCTTGCAGCCGCCGCCGCCCGGCAGCAGGCCGACGCCCACTTCCACCAGGCCAACATAAGACTCCAACGCGGCCACGGTCTTGTCGCAGTGCATGGCGAACTCGCAGCCGCCGCCGAACACATAGCCCTGGGTCGCGGCGATGGTCGGGATCTGGCTATAGCGCAGACGCAGCGCGGTGGACTGGAAGCGGCCGATCATGGAATCGATCGCGCCCCAGTCGCCCATCATGAAGGCCGGCATCATGGACTGCAGGTCCGCGCCCACGGAGAACGGCTCTTCGGTTTGCCAGATCACCAGGCCCTTGAAGCGGTCTTCGGCGATGTCGATGGCGGTGTTCAGACCGTCCAGCACGGCCGGGCCGATGGCGTGAGCCTTGGACTTGAACGACACCACCAGCACATCATCGCCGGTGGTGAAGGCGCGCACGCCCTCGTTCTCGAACACGGTTTCGCCCAGTTGCTCGGACTTCTCGCCCAGTACCTTGGCCGGCGCCAGCTGGCGCTTGTACACATCCAGAGCGGAGCGGCCAACCAGTTTTTTGTCGGCGGCGTTGTAGGAACCGTCGGCGAAATGCACGCCGGCGCGGTCGCCTTCGAGCACCCAGGCCGGCAGCTCGGCCTTGGCCAGGGTCTTGCCGGCGGCGATGTCTTCCTGCAGCCACTTGGCCACTTGCTGCCAGCCGGCGGCTTGCCAGGTTTCGAACGGACCGGTGGACCAGCCGAAGCCCCAGCGGATGGCGAAGTCAACGTCGCGGGCGCAGTTGGCGATGTCTGCCAGATGGAAGGAGATGTAATGGAACACGTCGCGGAAACACGCCCACAGGAACTGCGCCTGCGGGTGCTGGCTCTCGCGCAGCTTCTGGAATTTTTCGGCCGGATTGGCGATCTTCAGGATGTCCTTGACCGCGTCGTCGCCCTTCTCGCCGGAGCCCACATACTCGCCCTTGGCCGGGTCCAGCACCAGCATGCGCTTGCCGTCTTTCTTATAGATGCCGGCCTTGGTCTTGGAACCCAGCGCGCCGGCCGAGATCAGGCCCTGCATCCAGTCCGGAGTGGCGAACAGGCTGTGCCACGGATCTTGCGGCAGCGTGTCCTGCATGGTCTTCACCACGTGGGCGAAGGTGTCCAGGCCCACCACGTCGGCGGTGCGGAAAGTGGCGGACTTGGGACGGCCCAGGCGCGGGCCGGTCAGGTCGTCCACCACATCAAAGCGAATGCCGTACTTGGCGGCATTGGCGATGGTGGCCAGCATGGAGAACACGCCGATGCGGTTGGCCACGAAGTTCGGGGTGTCCTTGGCGCGGACCACGCCCTTGCCCAGGGTAGACACCAGGAAGCGTTCCAGGTTGTCCAGGATGTGGGCGTCGGAAGTCACGCAGGGGATGATTTCAACCAGGTGCATATAGCGCGGCGGGTTGAAGAAGTGCACGCCGCAGAAACGCGGGCGCACCGAATCCGGGCAGCCTTCTGCCAGCTTGTTGATGGACAGGCCGGAAGTATTGGTGGCGAAGATGGTGTGCTCGCCCAGATGCGGAGCCACCTTGTGGTACAGGTCCACCTTCCAGTCCATGCGCTCGGCGATGGCTTCGATCACCAGGTCGCAATCCTTCAGCAGGTGCAGGTGGTCGTCATAGTTGGCGGGCTGGATGTGGGCAACCACGTCGCTGCCGGCCAGCGGCGAGGGCTTCAGCTTCTTCAGGCCGTCGATGGCCTTCAGCGCGATGCCGTTCTTGTCGCCTTCCTTGGCCGGCAGGTCAAACAGAATGGTCGGAACTTTGGCGTTCACCAGGTGAGCGGCGATCTGCGCGCCCATCACGCCAGCGCCGAGCACGGCGACCTTGCGTACATTGAATTTGGTTTGAGACATGGTTTCCTCGTTTTGTTGAAACACACATGAGACAGGCCCCTCTCAACCTGTCCTGCTTGCTTCCAAGGACGGGCGTTGAATCGTCCTTGCCCAGTTTCGCGCCGGCTGGGGCGGGCGCGGCGCCGGGGTACTGCTTGATAGTCAGGCCGGCGGTTTCGACTATTGTTCCCGCCGGCCTTCCTCTGCCGCAAGTTTGGCCTGCTGGCGGAGGACAATCATCAAGTGCAGATAAAATATCAAACACTCGCTTTTATGTTGGATTAGTCTAACCCATTTTGGGCAAAATCAAAGCAGGTTTTGTAAAAAAAAGCATGCGGCGCTGGCGCTGCCGCAACAACCAATTGGATACCGGCCAAAACAAAACAGGGCAGGCGCTTGGCGCCTGCCCTGTTCATCGCTTCAAGCCGGCATCCCGCCGCTTAGAAACGGTAGTTGTACTGCAAGCCGATCAGTTGCAAATAGGTCTTGTAGGTACCCTTCGTGGTTTCGCCGTTGCCGGTGCATAGCGCTCCGTTTGCCATCGTGCCCGACGGATTGCAGCTATCCGTGTAATTGACGTTGGCGTTCTTGAAATCAATGAAGCTATAGGCCAGATCAATGGAGCTTTGCTTGTTGATCTTGTAATTGGCGCCGAAGGACAGCCAGATGCGGTCGCTATCCGGAATGGCCGGATGGCGCTGATCGTCCGACTGTACCGGCGACTGCTCCCAAGCCACGCCGCTGCGCAGCATCCAGCTGTCGTTCAACTGGTAGTTGCCGCCAAACGATACGCGCCAGGTGTCCTTCCAGTTCTGATGCAGCACCAGGTCGCCCTGGGCCGGAGAGCTGAATTGCTTGATATCAAGCTGCTGCAGACGAGAGTTTCGAACCCAGGTCACATCGCCCATCAGCGCCACAGTCGGGTTCAGTTGATGGAAGAAGTTGGCGGAAGCAGTTTCAGGCGTTGTCACATCAACCGATGCAGATGCATCTGGCCGCTGGAGTTTGGCTATCGCACCAGGCCCTGAACTAGGAGACACGCCAGCCAAAGCATAAATCGACGCAGGCACATTTCCTGTCACGCCATTGAAAGTCCAAGTGGAGTTACCGCTCAAGGACTGCTTGACGCTGGAGCGGTAGGCCAAGCCAAATCGGGTATTGTCATTCAACTGGAACATATAACCGATATTCCAGCCGAATCCCCAATCATCACCCTCCACCTTTGCCACACCATCGCCATTAATACCAGCCGCAGCTACCGCTTGAGCGGCTTGAGCGGCGCTCCCCGTTGCCTTGTAGATAGAACTGAAGAGCAGCGCATTCAAACCACTCGTGGCATCCGTCATTTTCTCCAACGATGCCTTCATGTATTGAGCAGACACACCGAATCCAATAGATTGCCGCTCGTCCAATTTTAATGAAATCGAGGGGTTGATATTGAAAGACTGCAGATCGATGCTTTTCAGTGAATAACGACCAGCCCAGGTCGAGCCGTAATCCAGCTTGGCTCCATAGGGAACGAACAACCCGATGCCAGCAGTGAACTTGTCATTTATTTTGTGAGACAGGTAAAAGGTCGGCGCCGCTACTACGGAAGGAGCAAAGCCATCACCATTGCCGCCACCAGTCTGACGAGCAGGAAGGCCATACTTAGCAAAGTAGTTGCTGTTCGTCGAGCCGCTGTCTGTGTATTCCGAATGCGGCACCACCAGCGTGGTGCCGATCACCAGTTGCGTGCCATCCAGCCGGGACAAGCCGGCCGGGTTGGTGAAGATGGTGGAAGGATCGGCGGCTTCCGCGCCGTTGGCATGGGCGGTGCCCTGGCCGGACACGCTTTGCGAACCGAACTGATAACCCGAGGCAGCAGCCTGTGTAGAGGCCAGGCCGAACGCGGTGCCCATGATCATCACGGACAGGCTAAGATGCTTGAGCTTCATGCTTCCCTCTCTAGTATTTCCTGAGTAGATATTTTTCATCATTACATGACCCAATCATGTCGTGAGTCATGACCGATGCTACCAGAGAATTAGAGCAATCCAACCAATCGATCGAGCTTTTGTTCCAAACGTTCGTTTTAATGCAACATTTCCACAACAATTGAACAGAACGGCAACAATCCGGATCAGGACTCGCCCAGCAAACGGGATTTGCCATCGTGATCGATGGCGACGTACGTGGCGATCACATCGGTGATCCGGACATGGGAACCATCCATCCGTTCGGCCTCAACCGAAATCTTCAAGGTGATGGACTTCTGGCCGATGCGCAGCCTTTCCACGTACAAGTCCACCACATCGCCAAGCAGAATCGGCGCGGCGAACTGAAAGGCGTTGACCGCCACCGTGGTGACCGGCCCGCGCGATAAACGCTCCGCATCCAGGCTGCCAGCCATATCGATCTGGCTCAGCAGCCAGCCTGCCTGCACCTTGCCGTAAGCATTGGTGCAGCTTGGCAGCGCCCGCACCCGCAAAGCCGGCACGCGGTTCTCATGTTGTTCCATCACCCTCTCCCGCCTGTTCCAGGCTTGTTTCCCGCCATTCAAAATGGCCGCGTCCCGGCGGCCATTTTGAATGGCGCCGAACGCGTATGGCATTCGGCGCATGGTAACACGTCGCCTGAATTAGAAAATCAGGCGCTGCAGCATTTTGTCGTCATGTTGTTCCAATTTCATATCGAAATCGTCCACCATGATGACATCGCGCTTCAGCTTGCGGGCGCGGGACACGGCATCGAATTCCTGCTGCGCGATCAGGCCCGACTGCAAAGCCTCGGCCAGGCGCTCGCGCGCGGTGATCGTCTGGAACTTGCCGTCGCGCGCCAGCTTGCGCAGCTTCTGCTCCACCGGCTCGGTATCCAGCGTGGCTTGCAGCGCGTAGCCCAGCACGCCGACCGGATCCGTCTCATCCTTGGACACGAACATGCCCTGGGTCAGCCGCGCGCGGGTAGCGCCCGGCTCCATCATGGCTCGCGCCACCTTGGTGCCGACGCGGTCTGACGCCGGCTTCAGCGTCAGGCCCCACGGGAAGATAATGCGGCGCAACACCCAGGACAGGCCGCGGCTCGGCAGGTTGGCCAGGAAGCCGTCCATCGCCACTTGCACGTCGTACAAGGCGTTTTCCACCGCCCAGCTCATCACCGCGATGTCTTCCTGCGGCGCGCCGTCGCGCTCGAAGCGCTTCAGCGAGGCGGTAGCGATGTACAGGCCGGACAGCATATCGCCCAGGCGGGCCGACAATTTCTCGCGGAACTTCAGCGAGCCGCCCAGGCTGAACATGGCCATATCGGACAGCAAGGCGAAAGCGCTGGACAGACGGGTGACGCGCTTGTAGTAGACCGCGGTCGCGCCGCCCTTGGGGCTGGACGCGAAGCGGGCGCAAGTCAGGCCCAGCCACAGCGAGCGGACGAAATTGCTGATCACGAAGTTGATGTGGCCGGTGATGGCTTTGTCGAACTCGGCGCCGTCATTGGTCATGGCGGACTTCATTTCGCGCAGCACGAAGGGATGGCAGCGGATCGCGCCCTGGCCGTAGATGATCATCGAACGGGTCAGGATGTTGGCGCCTTCCACGGTGATGCCGATGGGCACCGCCTGATAGCCGCGCGCCAGATAGTTGCGCGGGCCCAGCACCACGGTTTTGCCGCCATGCACGTCCATCGCGTCGTTCAGCGTTTTGCGCATGCGTTCGGTGTTGTGGTACTTCAGGATGGCCGACAGCACGGACGGCTTCTCGCCGTTGTCCAGGCCGGTCAGGGCCAGATCTTGCGAGGCTTCCATCTGATAGGTGAAGCCGCCGATGCGCGCCATCGCCTCGTCCACGCCCTCGAACTTGCCGATGGGCAGGCCGAACTGGTCGCGGATGCGGGCAAACGCGCCGGTGGTGTAGGTGGTCAGCTTGCCGCAAGCCACCGACATGGCCGGCAAGGAGATGCAGCGGCCGACCGACAGACACTCCACCAGCATGCGCCAGCCCTGGCCGGCGTATTCGCGGCCGCCGATGATCCACTCCAGCGGAATGAACACATCTTTGCCCCAAGTCGGGCCATTCATGAAGGCCGAACCGCCCGGGTAGTGGCGGCGGCCGATTTCGACGCCGACATGCTCGGTCGGCACCAGCGCGCAGGTGATGCCGATTTCTTCCTTGTCGCCCAGCAAATGATCCGGGTCGTACATCTTGAAGGCCAGGCCCAGGATGGTGGCCACCGGGGCCAGCGTGATCCAGCGCTTTTCCCAGCTCACGCGCACGCCCAGCACATTGTCGAAATGTTCGCCGGTGCGCGGATTCGTGTAGGAGCCGCGGCACACCACGCCGAAGTCCGGAATGGCGCCGGCGTCGGAGCCGGCATACGGGCTGGTCAGCGCGAAGCAAGGCACTTCCACGCCCTTGGCCAGGCGCGGCAGGTAGTAATCTTTTTGCTCTTCGGTGCCATAGTGCTGCAGCAGCTCGCCCGGTCCGAGCGAGTTCGGCACCATCACCGACACCGCGGCCGTGCCGCCGCGCGTGGCGATCTTGGTCACCACCTTGGCGTGGGCGTAATTGGAGAACTCCAGGCCGCCGTACTTCTTCTTGACGATCATGCCCAGGAAGCCCTTGTCCTTGATGAACTGCCACACATCCGGCGGCAGGTCCTTCAATTCATGGGTGATCTTCCAGTCGTCGATCATCGAGCACAGCTGCTCGGTCGGACCATCGATGAAAGCCTGCTCTTCCGGCGTCAGCTTGGGATCCGGGAAGTTCAGCAGGCGGTTGTAGTCCGGCTTGCCGGAGAACAGGTCGCGATCCCACCAGACGGTGCCGGCGTTGATGGCTTCCTGTTCGGTCTGCGACATGGCAGGCGTGATTTTCTTGAACACGCCGAACACCGGGCCGGTGAACACGGCGCGGCGCAGCGGCACGATGTTGAGCACGGCCGCGACAACGGCGAACACCGCCCAGACAGCGGTGTGCACTTGGCAGTGGAATACGAATTGAAGCGCGGCTAGCCAGGCGGCTATGCCTACGGTCCACGCCAGCACCGGCGCGGCGACGTAGGCCAGCGCGACGATCAGCGCGACCAGAATAATGGCAGCAATCATTGTGTTAACCCTCGTGTTGACCCCTCAGTCCCGCGAGCGCTGCCTTGCTGTTTTAATCTTGGCAGACTCGGCGGAATCAGCTTTCGACGGGCGCGACCAAACCGGCAATCACAAAAGGCACCAGATACTTGACGATCATGTCCGGGTCCCGCGCGGTAACGATCTGGCTGCGCGTGAAGATTTTCAGCACATCGTTGCCGGCGAAGGCGTTGAACATGACGCTGAAGGCGAGGTGCATGCGCCAGGCGAGCTGCTCCGATTCCAGATGCGGCAGCGCGCGCTGGAAGGCGCTGGTATAACGCTGCACAAACACGCTGTATTGCTGGGAAATGGTTTCGCGCAGCAGGCGGTGGTTTTCCACCAGCGTGCGCGACAGCAGGCGCACGAACATCGCGCCGCCGCGGGACGGATCTTTGGACAACACCAGGCATGGCCGTATGAACGACAATACCAACTGCTCCAAAGGCAACTCGCCCGGTTTCGCTTCCAGTACGTCCAGTTCCGCCAGGCAGCCTTCCAATAAGGGCGCCAGCCTGCGCATGAACACGGACTCGAACAACGCATCCTTGGAACCGAAGTGATAGTTCACCGCGGCCAGATTCACCTCGGCCTGCTGGGTGATCATGCGAAGCGAGGTCGCCTCAAAGCCGTGCTCCACAAACAGACGTTCCGCGACGTCGAGAATGCGGGTTGCGGTGTCGGGACGATTGGCCTCCATGGTCTCCAGTGCCTTTGTTGTATTGTGTGATTTGCTCTTGCTCATCTCAGCTTTCGAACAAGCGTTTCAAACTTACGTTTTAACTTGATCAATGTCAAGGCATGCATGATGCCGCGGACATTCACCGCTCAGGGCCAACACAAAAACGGCAGTCTAATTTTAGACTGCCGTTTGAATGAAACACGCGTTAAAAGGGCTTAGTCAAGGCCGCGCAGCAAATCGTGCTTGATATCCGCCACATTTTCCAGACCGACGCTGACGCGCAACAGGCCTTCGACAATGCCGGTGCGCTCGCGCACTTCGGCCGCCACGCGGGCATGGGTGGTGCTGGCGGGATGGGTGATGGTGGACTTCACATCGCCCAGATTGGCGGTGCGCGAGATCACCTGCACTGCATCCACCACCTTCCAGGCCGCCTCGCGCCCACCCTTCACCACGAAGGACAGCACCCCGCCGCCCAGCTTTTGCTGACGCATCGCCAGCTCATGCTGCGGGTGGCTTTCCAGGCCCGGATAATACACGCGTTCCACCATGGGCAGCGTTTCCAGCCATTGCGCCAGCGCCAGCGCGTTGGAACTGTGCTTTTCCATGCGCAGATGCAGCGTCTCCAGACCGGATAGCAAGGTCCAGGCATTGAACGGCGCCAGCGACGGACCGGCGGTGCGGACATGCAGAT
The Chromobacterium sp. IIBBL 290-4 DNA segment above includes these coding regions:
- a CDS encoding acyl-CoA thioesterase, with translation MEQHENRVPALRVRALPSCTNAYGKVQAGWLLSQIDMAGSLDAERLSRGPVTTVAVNAFQFAAPILLGDVVDLYVERLRIGQKSITLKISVEAERMDGSHVRITDVIATYVAIDHDGKSRLLGES
- a CDS encoding 3-hydroxyacyl-CoA dehydrogenase/enoyl-CoA hydratase family protein gives rise to the protein MSQTKFNVRKVAVLGAGVMGAQIAAHLVNAKVPTILFDLPAKEGDKNGIALKAIDGLKKLKPSPLAGSDVVAHIQPANYDDHLHLLKDCDLVIEAIAERMDWKVDLYHKVAPHLGEHTIFATNTSGLSINKLAEGCPDSVRPRFCGVHFFNPPRYMHLVEIIPCVTSDAHILDNLERFLVSTLGKGVVRAKDTPNFVANRIGVFSMLATIANAAKYGIRFDVVDDLTGPRLGRPKSATFRTADVVGLDTFAHVVKTMQDTLPQDPWHSLFATPDWMQGLISAGALGSKTKAGIYKKDGKRMLVLDPAKGEYVGSGEKGDDAVKDILKIANPAEKFQKLRESQHPQAQFLWACFRDVFHYISFHLADIANCARDVDFAIRWGFGWSTGPFETWQAAGWQQVAKWLQEDIAAGKTLAKAELPAWVLEGDRAGVHFADGSYNAADKKLVGRSALDVYKRQLAPAKVLGEKSEQLGETVFENEGVRAFTTGDDVLVVSFKSKAHAIGPAVLDGLNTAIDIAEDRFKGLVIWQTEEPFSVGADLQSMMPAFMMGDWGAIDSMIGRFQSTALRLRYSQIPTIAATQGYVFGGGCEFAMHCDKTVAALESYVGLVEVGVGLLPGGGGCKEFALRASQESKGDLLAALKDYFMNIATAKVATSGVEAQELGFFKKGDSVVFNAYELLYIAKQQALALAESGYRPPLKVKGFPVAGRSGAASIKGQLVNMLEGNFISQHDFFIASQIADVMTGGDVEAGTLVNEQWILDLERKAFMTLLKNSKTQDRIANMLTTGKPLRN
- a CDS encoding OmpP1/FadL family transporter, yielding MKLKHLSLSVMIMGTAFGLASTQAAASGYQFGSQSVSGQGTAHANGAEAADPSTIFTNPAGLSRLDGTQLVIGTTLVVPHSEYTDSGSTNSNYFAKYGLPARQTGGGNGDGFAPSVVAAPTFYLSHKINDKFTAGIGLFVPYGAKLDYGSTWAGRYSLKSIDLQSFNINPSISLKLDERQSIGFGVSAQYMKASLEKMTDATSGLNALLFSSIYKATGSAAQAAQAVAAAGINGDGVAKVEGDDWGFGWNIGYMFQLNDNTRFGLAYRSSVKQSLSGNSTWTFNGVTGNVPASIYALAGVSPSSGPGAIAKLQRPDASASVDVTTPETASANFFHQLNPTVALMGDVTWVRNSRLQQLDIKQFSSPAQGDLVLHQNWKDTWRVSFGGNYQLNDSWMLRSGVAWEQSPVQSDDQRHPAIPDSDRIWLSFGANYKINKQSSIDLAYSFIDFKNANVNYTDSCNPSGTMANGALCTGNGETTKGTYKTYLQLIGLQYNYRF
- a CDS encoding TetR/AcrR family transcriptional regulator, coding for MEANRPDTATRILDVAERLFVEHGFEATSLRMITQQAEVNLAAVNYHFGSKDALFESVFMRRLAPLLEGCLAELDVLEAKPGELPLEQLVLSFIRPCLVLSKDPSRGGAMFVRLLSRTLVENHRLLRETISQQYSVFVQRYTSAFQRALPHLESEQLAWRMHLAFSVMFNAFAGNDVLKIFTRSQIVTARDPDMIVKYLVPFVIAGLVAPVES
- a CDS encoding acyl-CoA dehydrogenase; protein product: MIAAIILVALIVALAYVAAPVLAWTVGIAAWLAALQFVFHCQVHTAVWAVFAVVAAVLNIVPLRRAVFTGPVFGVFKKITPAMSQTEQEAINAGTVWWDRDLFSGKPDYNRLLNFPDPKLTPEEQAFIDGPTEQLCSMIDDWKITHELKDLPPDVWQFIKDKGFLGMIVKKKYGGLEFSNYAHAKVVTKIATRGGTAAVSVMVPNSLGPGELLQHYGTEEQKDYYLPRLAKGVEVPCFALTSPYAGSDAGAIPDFGVVCRGSYTNPRTGEHFDNVLGVRVSWEKRWITLAPVATILGLAFKMYDPDHLLGDKEEIGITCALVPTEHVGVEIGRRHYPGGSAFMNGPTWGKDVFIPLEWIIGGREYAGQGWRMLVECLSVGRCISLPAMSVACGKLTTYTTGAFARIRDQFGLPIGKFEGVDEAMARIGGFTYQMEASQDLALTGLDNGEKPSVLSAILKYHNTERMRKTLNDAMDVHGGKTVVLGPRNYLARGYQAVPIGITVEGANILTRSMIIYGQGAIRCHPFVLREMKSAMTNDGAEFDKAITGHINFVISNFVRSLWLGLTCARFASSPKGGATAVYYKRVTRLSSAFALLSDMAMFSLGGSLKFREKLSARLGDMLSGLYIATASLKRFERDGAPQEDIAVMSWAVENALYDVQVAMDGFLANLPSRGLSWVLRRIIFPWGLTLKPASDRVGTKVARAMMEPGATRARLTQGMFVSKDETDPVGVLGYALQATLDTEPVEQKLRKLARDGKFQTITARERLAEALQSGLIAQQEFDAVSRARKLKRDVIMVDDFDMKLEQHDDKMLQRLIF